A window of the Hordeum vulgare subsp. vulgare chromosome 5H, MorexV3_pseudomolecules_assembly, whole genome shotgun sequence genome harbors these coding sequences:
- the LOC123452821 gene encoding probable prolyl 4-hydroxylase 7: MPPLLLLLLAALAPVLSHAAAGGSYDPARVAQISWRPRAFLYSGFLSHAECDHLVELAKGRLEKSMVADNDSGKSVMSEVRTSSGTFLSKREDEIISGIEKRVAVWTFLPEENAESMQVLHYEVGQKYDAHFDYFSDKKNVKRGGHRVATVLMYLTDVKKGGETVFPVAEGRDLQHKDETWSECARHGLAVKPRKGDALLFFSLHVNATTDPSSLHASCPVVEGEKWSATKWIHVRSFDNPPDVMTDAPCSDANEQCPRWAALGECYKNAKYMVGTKDTLGSCRKSCGVCDA, from the exons ATGCCGccgctcctcctgctcctcctcgccgccctcgccccggtcctctcccacgccgccgccggagGTTCCTACGACCCGGCGCGCGTCGCCCAGATCTCCTGGCGTCCAAG GGCGTTCCTCTACAGCGGCTTCCTCTCGCACGCCGAGTGCGACCACCTCGTCGAGCTG GCCAAGGGGAGGCTGGAGAAGTCGATGGTGGCGGACAACGACTCCGGGAAGAGTGTCATGAGCGAGGTGCGCACAAGCTCCGGCACCTTCTTGTCCAAGCGCGAG GATGAAATTATCTCTGGAATTGAAAAGCGTGTAGCTGTTTGGACATTTCTCCCTGAAG AAAATGCTGAGTCAATGCAGGTTCTGCATTATGAAGTTGGACAGAAGTATGACGCCCACTTCGATTATTTTAGTGACAAAAAGAACGTGAAGCGTGGTGGTCATCGAGTTGCTACTGTTCTTATGTACCTGACTGATGTGAAGAAGGGTGGAGAGACTGTGTTCCCAGTTGCTGAG GGAAGAGATTTACAGCACAAGGATGAAACGTGGTCCGAGTGCGCAAGACATGGCCTGGCAG TGAAGCCAAGAAAAGGCGACGCGCTCCTGTTCTTCAGTCTCCACGTTAACGCGACGACAGATCCGAGCAGTCTTCATGCGAGCTGCCCAGTAGTCGAGGGCGAGAAGTGGTCTGCCACAAAATGGATCCACGTCCGGTCATTCGACAATCCTCCAGATGTTATGACGGACGCACCGTGTTCTGATGCCAATGAGCAATGCCCTAGATGGGCTGCTCTTGGGGAGTGTTACAAGAACGCAAAATACATGGTGGGCACGAAGGACACACTCGGGTCGTGCCGCAAAAGTTGCGGGGTCTGCGATGCTTGA
- the LOC123452819 gene encoding CLAVATA3/ESR (CLE)-related protein 25-like: protein MRGPAASGGWASAAAVLFGVLVLVSLAVVAAERPSAPAIGGRRMLLAVAGAGGETGRTLEDFRADDPFQDSARRVPNGPDPIHNRGAGKSGRSPGRA, encoded by the exons ATGAGAGGGCCGGCCGCGTCCGGGGGGTGGGCATCGGCGGCGGCCGTCTTGTTCGGTGTTCTTGTTTTGGTGTCGTTGGCGGTCGTGGCGGCGGAGAGGCCGTCCGCGCCGGCGATCGGAGGGCGGAGGATGCTGCTGGCAGTGGCAGGCGCCGGAGGAGAGACCGGGAGAACTCTGGAGGATTTCAGGGCCGATGATCCTTTCCAGGACAGCGCGAGGAGGGTGCCCAATGGCCCTGATCCCATCCACAACAG GGGCGCAGGCAAGTCCGGAAGATCGCCGGGGCGAGCGTAG